Genomic DNA from Burkholderia plantarii:
GCCAGGAAATCGAGCATCGGGCTCAAGCCACGCAGCGCCGCCGCGCAAACACGCGCCGCGTCAGATCGAACGCCACCAGGTTCCCCGCCACCACCAGCACGAGCCCCAGCACCGCCAGCGGCGACCAGCGGTAGCCTTCGAAGATCGTCGACACCGTCAGCGCCACGAACGGGAACAGCACCGTGCAGTAAGCGGCGCGCTCCGGCCCGATCCGCCCCACCAGCATCAGGTACGAGGTGAAGCCGATCACCGAGCCCGGTATCGCCAGATAAGCGAGCGCTCCAAGATAGCGCGGCGCCATCTCCGGCACGAGCGGCAGCCCGGCCGCGAGCGAGCCGAGCGTGAGCACCGAGGCGCCGATCAGCATCGCCCACGCGTTGGTGGTGAGCGGATGCAGCCCCATCGCCTGCATCCGGCTCGACAGCAGGCTGCCGGTGGAGAAGCACAGCGTGCCGCCCAGCGCGATCACGAGGCCGCGCCAGGTGGCGGCGTCGCCGAGATGGCCGGCCATCTGTTGATAGAACAGGCAGCCGATTCCCATCAGCCCCAGCAGCGCGCCGGCGATCGCGGTGGGCTGCAGCGGGCGGCCGAGGAAGATCCGGCCGTTGATCGCGTTCAACAGCGGCGCGATCGAGAACACCACGGCCACCAGCCCGCTCGGCACCACCTGCTCGGCGTAGTAGAAGCACAGAAAGTTCAGACAGAACAGCGCGAGACCCTGCGCGACGAGGAAGCGCCACGCCTCGCGGGGCGGCCGGATCGGCCGGCGCAGCAGGCGCAGGATCGCGAACAGCACGGCGGCGGCGATCCAGAAGCGCCAGGCGATCGACACGGACGGCGGCACGCCGTCGAGTTGCCATTTGATGGCGATCCACGTGGTGCCCCAGATCAGCACCGTGACGACATAAAGCAGAAGATTCATGAGTAGCGAGCGGCAGTAGCGGTGACGAGAACGGGAAGGCGCCGGGCGCTCCCCAGCCTCGACTGTGCCGTGCCGCGCGCCGCCGGGCTTGTCCGGAATTGCTGTCTTTATGAAATGGGCCGGGCCGGCGCGCGCGCGCGCCACTATACTGCGCCAATGAAGCCAGCCCGCGCCACGCCGCCGATCCTCCTCACGCCGCCCGCCACCGCCGCCGAACTCGCGAACGCCGCCGACCTGCCGTTCGGCATGCAGTCGGTGTGCCGCACGCTCGCCGAGACGGACGCGACGCTGCACCGCTTCGCGTGGCTCGGCGACCATCTCGCGGTCGCCGAATGGACGCGTGACACCGAGATCGCCGAAACGGCCTACGACCAGCCGGGCCATCACACGCTGTCGTGCTACCTCGCGGGCGGCTACCGTACCGAGCGGCATAAGCTGCCGGGCCGCTACGGCGCGCCGAGCCGGCTCTGCGCGCTGCCCGGCGACCACGAATCGCGCTGGTGGGTGCGCGGCAAGATGCACTTCATGCATCTGTACTTCCTGCCCGAGCACTTCTCGCGGCGCGCCGTGCGCGAACTCGACCGCGAGCCGCGCGAGCTGGGCCTGGCCGATCGCACCTATTTCGAGGACCCGCGCATGGCCGAGCTGTGCCGCTCGCTGCTGCTGGAATCGTGGGACGACGTGGACGGCCGGCTGCGCGCGAACGAAACCGCCCACGACGTGCTGAGCCTGCTGATGCGCGACCAGAGCGCCGTGCGCGCGGGCATGCCGCGCACCGGCGGCCTCTCGCCGGCGGTGCGACGGCGCCTGCGCGACTACATCGAGGCGCGGCTCGCGCAACCGATCACGCTCGGCGAACTCGCCGATCTCGCGGCGCTGTCCGAATACCACTTCTCGCGGATGTTCCGCGTCTCGTTCGGCAGCCCGCCGCACGCCTGGATCGCCGAGCAGCGGCTGGCGCGCGCCCGCTCGCTGCTGCGCGGCACGGCGCTGCCGCTCGCGCAGGTGGCCGCGCAATGCGGCTACGCGAACGCCGCGCACTTCAGCCACCGGTTCCGCGACGCGCACGGCGTCGCGCCCACCGCGTTCCGGCAGGCGATGCGGCGCGCGTGATGCGCTTGGGGCGGGTGGGTCGGTGGTTGCGCACGTTAGTTCGTCACCGCGTCGACCCGGCCGCGCATCGCCTCGTCGTCACGCCACCCCGCCGCCTGTCACCGCCTGCCCCATCGCATCGCGCGGCAAGGTTCCGGTTGCAGTTTTCGGACATCTGCCTATCATCGGTACCTCGCGCCTCCACCTGCTCACCGAGATGTTCCCGCCTGTCTTCCCGCCCCGCCCCCGCACGTCCGCCCGGCCAGCCTCCGCCCACGCGGAAACGGCCGCCGCCACGGCGGCCCCGCGCCCATGAACGGCCACGTCGCCTACACCGTGCTCGACCTGACGGGCACGTTCGCGTTCGCGATCAGCGGCGCGGTGGCCGCGCGCCAGCGCCGGCTCGACCTGTTCGGCGTGGTGTTCGTCACGTTCATCGTGGCGTGCGGCGGCGGCATCGTGCGCGACATCTGCATCGGCGCCGTGCCGCCGGCGGGCCTCGCGAACTGGAGCTATCTGGCGGTCTCGCTCGGCGCGGCCGCGCTGACCATCGCCGCCTACCAGAAGGTGCGCCGGCTGCGCTATCCGGTGCTGCTGTTCGACGCGATCGGGCTTGGGCTGTTCGCCGTGTCGGGCGCGCAGAAGGCGCTCGCCTACAGCGGCAGCGCCGAGGTGGCGATCCTGCTCGGCATGTTCAGCGCGGTGGGCGGTGGCGTGATCCGCGACGTGCTGCTCTCGCGCGTGCCGGCCATCCTGCAGCGCGAGATCTACGCGCTGGCCGCGCTGGTCGGCGCCACGGCGGAGGTGGTCTCGCTGCGCACCAACTGGCTGCCGGTGCTCGCGCCGTGGCTCGCGATCGGCGCATGCGTGGCGATCCGCCTGTCGTCGCTCTACTTCGGCTGGCGGCTGCCGGTGTTCGGCCGGCGCCGCCCGGCCGGCGAGTGAAGGGCCGCGGCCGGTCTTCCACCCCGGCCCGCGTCGCGCCTTACGCGCGCGCCTAACGCATCAGGTCGAAATACGCCTCGGCCACCACGGCGCCGTTCACGATCAGTTCGACGCCGTGGCGCCCCGCGTAATGCACGCGCGTGGTGAAATCGCGAATCGTCTGGCTGCGAACGAGCGTGACCCGCTGCCCGGGCGCGAGCGTCAGCGTCTTCAGCTTGAACACCTTGTGTACGATCGCGCCGCTCCTCTTCACGTAGCCCACCCGGTAGTCAACGACGAGCCGTTGGGCGGCCGGTGCGCGCGACCGCAGTTCGCCGGCCAACGTGAGCGTTTCGCCGAGCGCGAGCGCGGCCGGCGTGACCGTGAACGGCCCGACCTCGATCTCGGGCGCCGCCTGTGCGCCAAGCAGCGCGAGCGCCTGCGCATCGCCGCGCTTGACGAGCGTGCGCAGCGCATGGCCGACGATCCAGCGCGTGCCGGCATCGTCCATGCCCCAGGCCGCGGCACGCGCCATCACCCAGGCCGGGTGCTGCTTCGTCACGTCGTTCAGGTGATTCGCCACCGAGCGCCGCACGTAGGCGCTCGCGTCGGCGCGCAGATTATCGAGGATCGGCGCGGCCAGCGCCGGATCGGCCTCGATCTCGCGCAGCCGGAACGACCACGGCAGCCGCGGGCGGCTGCCCTCGCTGGCGAGCCGGCGCACCGCGTCGTCGTTGTCGCGGGACCACTCCGTCATGATCGCGAGCGCGCGGCGCGGGTCGTCGCGCAGGAATTCGCGCACCGCGAATTCCGCCGTGCCGTGGCGCGTGAGCTGCGCGAGCGCCGCCATCGAGCGTTCGAACGCGTGGCGGCCGAACTGCCCGACGTAATCGGGTGCGACCAGCGACAGGAAGCCGCCGCCAAGCCGCGGCGCGGCCTCGACGAGCAGCGCGAGCACGGCCTCGTGGCCGCCCGGCAACGCCCGCGCGCCGGCCTCGATCGCCATGCTCGCGCGGCGCACGCGCGCCATCAGCGAGAGAGCGTCGAGGCCGTCGAGCGCGACCGCCAGAAACGCGCGCGCGTCGAAGCCGCGCTCGATCGAGGTCAGGATGGACGATAGCGAGCGGAGCTGCCGCTCTCCCATCGAGAGCTTGAGCGGGACGGCGGACTGGGTGGTCATCGGCTTGAGGGCGGCACGACGGGTGGCGCTGAAGCGAGGGGGATGCCGAGTATGACCGAGGCTGCTGTCAGGTTTCGTCAGTAGACTTCGGTTCGCCGACGGGTCACCGGCGCGAGGCCGCCATGGCGGCTCGGTCGGAGCGGGCCGCCTGCCGTGCGGGTCCGTTCCCGGCCACCGCCGCCGCCCATCCCGGCATCGGCCGGATCTCAGCCGGCGCCAAGGCCGGCTTCCTGCGCCGCCAGCCTGACCACCGCCGCCAATCTCAGCGCCGCCTCGTCCATGCGCGCCTCGTCAAAACCGCCGAAGCCCAGCACGAGCCCCGGCCGCGCGGTGCCGGGCGCGTACATCGGCGACACGGGCCGCACCGCCACGCCGGCCTCGCGCGCGAGCGCCACCACGCGCCGGTCGTCGAAGCCGGACGCGAGCCACAGCACCAGATGCATGCCCTGATCGCTCGGCGCGCGCCATGCCAGCGCGGGCGGCAGCGCCGCGTCGAGCGTCGCGATCAATCGCGCGCGGCGCGCCGCGTAGACGCCGCGCACGCGCCGGATGTGGCGGTCGAGATGCCCCTCGGCAATGAACGCAGCCAGCACGTGCTGGTCGGCCTCGGGCGCGTGGCGGTCCATCAGCACGCGCGCGCCGCGAAACGCCGCCGCGAGCGCGCCGGGCACGATCGCGTAGCCGAGCCGCAGCGACGGAAACAGGATCTTGCTGAAGGTGCCGAGATAGACGACGCGCTGCGGGTCGAGCCCCTGCATGGCCGGGAACGGATGCCCGGCGTAGCGCAGCTCGCTGTCGTAATCGTCCTCGACGACCCACGCGCCGGCCGTCCGCGCCCAGTCGACGAGCGCGGCGCGGCGCGCCACGCTGAGCGGCATGCCGAGCGGATACTGGTGCGAGGGCGTGACGAAGGCCGCGCGCGCCTGGGGCGCGAGGCGCAGGCCGGCCTCGACGTCGAGCCCCTCGGCGTCCACCGGCACGCGCACGATCGCGTCGCGGCGGCCGGTACTCTCCAGGATCGCCGTGATGCCGCGATAGGCCGGATTCTCGACCCAGGCGGCATCGCCGGCGCCGAGCAGCACCTGGCTCGCGAGAAACAGCCCCTGCTGCGTGCCGCTCGTCACGATCACCTGATCGGCGTCGCAGCGCACCGAGCGCGAGCGGCGCACGTAGCCGGCGATCGCCTCGCGCAGCGCCGCCACCCCGCGTGGATCGCCATAACCGGACGGCACCGCGGCGCCGCGCGCGCGCAGGCGGTTGCCGAGCCGCCGCCAGGCGGCGTCGGGCAGCGTCGGGCCGCCCGGCACCGACACCGCGAACGGCACCGGCGGCAGCGGCTCGAAATCGGCGGCGATCGCCGCGAACGCGGCGGCCGGCCCGGGCAGGCGAGCGGGTGTCGCCGGCTCGCCCCTCGAGCGCGACGGAGGCGACGAAAGCGGCAAAGCCGGCGATGCGCCGCCGCCAGCCGCTGCCGGCCGCCCGGCGGCGTGAACCGACGGCGCGACGCATGCCGCCGTGTCGCCAAGCCGATCGCCGTCGGCGGCAGGCTCTCGCCCGACGGCGTGAACCGACCTCGAGATGTATGCCGCCGTGTCGAGCCGATCACCGTCGGCCATCGATTCTCCCCCGGAAGCGAAGTCCACCTGGCCGCCCGGCCGCCCGCGCCGGCCCGACCGCAGCGGCCCGCCATCGGCCGCGCGCGGCACTACCCAGGCGTCCACGCCCGAAGCACCGCCCGCCGTCGGCATCACGGCCGCCGCCACCCAGGTCCCGGTACGCCCGCGCGCCACCAGAAACCCCTCGGCGATCAGCTGCTCGAACGCCTCGGTCACGGTCCCGCGCGCCACGCCGAGCGCCTGCGCCAGCGGCCGCGTGGCCGGCAGCGGCTCGCCGGCGCGCAACTCGCCGCGCCCGATCGCGTCGCGCAGGCGCTGCGCGAGCTGGCGGCTCAACTGGCCCGCCGCGCGGTCGAGCGGGCCGAGCGACGGGATTTCGGGCGTCTTGGCGGTGCGTGCCATCGATTCTGGTCTATTGAAATATCAAAAAACTGGCCCTTCATCATAAGCCAGCAACGGCGCAGAATGCCGCCAACCCCAATCGGGCCACCGCCCCTTCCCCACCCGGAGCCGCCATGTACCTGCCCGCCCATTTCGCCGAAGCGCGCCCCGAGGCGCTGCACGCGCTGATCGCCGCGCATCCGTTCGGCGCGCTCGTCACGCACGGCCCGGACGGGCTCGACGCGAACCACCTGCCGTTCGAACTCGACGCGCAGGCCGGCCCGCACGGCGTGCTGCACGCGCACGTGGCGCGCGCCAATCCGGTCTGGCAGCAGTTGCACGACGGCGCCCCGGTGCTGGTGATCTTCCGCGCGATGGACGCCTACGTCTCGCCGAACTGGTATCCGGGCAAGCACGAGACGCACCGCCAGGTGCCGACCTGGAACTACGCGGTGGTCCACGCCCACGGCCGCCTCACGGTGCGCGACGACACGCGCTACGTGCGCGGCGTGGTGGCCCGCCTCACGCGCACGCACGAGGCCGCGCAGCCGGTGCCGTGGAAGATGGGCGACGCGCCAGCCGACTATCTGGAGCCGATGCTTGCGGCCATCGTCGGCATCGAGATCGAGATCACGCGGCTCGAAGGCAAGGCGAAGCTGAGCCAGAACAAGGACGCGCGCGACCGGGAAGGCGCCGCCGCGGGCCTGCACGCGCAGGGCCGGCACGAGATCGCCGCGGCGATGCGCGCGGGCGGCATCGGCACGGCACCCGGGAACCCGGCCGGCGACGCATCCGGGCACCTGTCCGATCCTCGATCCGATCGTGAACCGGATATCGGAGCGGGCACCGACATAACGAAATGAGCCAGCTGCGCGGCCCCGGGCGCCGCGCCGCGAAGCGGCCCTCGCGCACCGGCCGCGCCTAGCGGGCGGGCGACCCGCAGCCGGGCCCGGCCGGAGTCGGATGAGTCGGATGAATCGGCCGCAATCGTTCGCGGCGTCGCGGGGCATCCATTACAATGCACGGCGTTTCCGTTCTTCGAACTACGACTTCCCCGCATTCAGAGGCTTTCATGATCATCAAACCGCGCGTGCGTGGCTTCATCTGCGTGACCACTCATCCCGTCGGCTGCGAGGCCAACGTCAAAGAACAGATCGACTACGTGGTCAAGCAAGGCCCGATCGCCAACGGTCCGAAGAAGGTGCTGGTGATCGGCGCGTCGACGGGCTACGGCCTGGCCGCGCGCATCTCGGCGGCGTTCGCGTCGGGCGCGGACACGCTCGGCGTGTGCTTCGAGCGCGCCGGCAGCGACAGCAAGCCGGGCACGGCCGGCTGGTACAACACGGCCGCGTTCGAGAAGTTCGCGAAAGCCGAGGGCCGCTACGCGAAGACGATCAACGGCGACGCGTTCTCCGACGAAGTGAAGCGCGTGACGCTCGAGACCATCAAGGCCGACCTCGGCCAGGTGGATCTGGTGGTCTACAGCCTGGCCTCGCCGCGCCGCACGCATCCGAAGACGGGCGTGGTCCATCAGTCCACGCTGAAGCCGATCGGCAAGACGGTGCAGTTCCGCGGCCTCGACACCGACAAGGAAGTGATCCGCGAGGCGGTGCTGGAGCCGGCCACGCAGGAGGAAGTCGACAACACGGTGGCCGTGATGGGCGGCGAGGACTGGAAGATGTGGGTGGACGCGCTGCGCGAGGCCGGCCTGCTGGCCGAAGGCGCGAAGACCACGGCGTTCACCTATCTCGGCGAACAGATCACGCACGACATCTACTGGAACGGCTCGATCGGCGCGGCCAAGAAGGATCTCGACCGCACCGTGATCGGCCTGCGCGAATCGCTCGCGCCGCTCGGCGGCGATGCGCGCGTGTCGGTGCTGAAGGCGGTGGTCACGCAGGCCAGTTCGGCGATCCCGATGATGCCGCTGTACCTGTCGCTGCTGTTCAAGGTGATGAAGGAAACCGGCACGCACGAAGGCTGCATCGAGCAGGTGTACGGGCTGCTGCACGACACGATGTACGGCAACACCCCGCACCTGGACGAAGACGGCCGCCTGCGCGCCGACTACAAGGAACTCGACCCGCAGGTGCAGGCCAAGGTGGCGGCGCTGTGGGACCACGTCACCAACGAGAACCTCTACGAAATCACCGATTTCGCCGGCTACAAGCACGAGTTCCTGCGCCTGTTCGGCTTCGAGATCGCCGGCGTGGACTACGACGCCGAAGTCGATCCCGACGTGGAGATCCCCGGCGTGATCCAGGTCGGCATCTGAGGCTGCCGCGCGGCAAGCGCGACCTGAAGAAAACGTAGGAAAGCAGCGGAAAAAAGCGGCGCCGGCTTCCACCGGGCGCCGCTTTTTTGTTAGCGCGTGCCGCTCGTCACGCCAGATCGCGCACCTTCGGCTCGCGATCGTAGAAGCGCCGGGCCGCCGCCTTCACGAACGCGTCGCCGAGGTCGGTCACGCCCGCGTCGGGCTGGATGCCGGCCCGCTCCAGCAGCGGCTGCGCGCCCGGCGTATGGCCGATCGCCTTCAGGTGGGCGAACGCGTCGAGCACGAAGGAAACCGCCGCCGAATCCTGCGCGAGCTTGCGCGCGGCGTCCTCGGTCAGCACCAGCGCGACGGCATCGACCAGCACCGACGGCGAGCCGGCCAGTTGCCCGTCCGCCGTCAGCGTGCCGCCCTTCACCGGCACCCCGCCCACCTTCGGCGCGATCAGCATGGCGCGCCCGCCGGCCTTTTCGATCGACGCCACCAGCGCCTCGATCGCGGCCTTGTCCGAGCCCTCGTCGAACAGGATGCCGACCTTGCGGCCCTGCAGCGTGTGCTTCGCGTTGGCGACGATCGACAGCGCCGGCGACGGCTTCATGTCGATCGGCTCGCGCGCCGGCGGGGCGGCGTCGGGCAGCGGAATCGCGAGGCCGTCGGCCACGCGCTGCGCGAGCGATTCGTCGACGTTGCGCAGCCGCGAGACCATCCGCGAACGCACGTGTTCGAGCGACACCTTGGACAGTTCGAACACGAACGCCGAGGCCAGATGCGCCTGCTCGATCGGCTCCAGCGAGCGGAACAGCAGCCGCGCCTGGCTGTAGTGGTCGGCGAACAGCTCGGCCCGCACGCGCAGCTTCTCCGACGGATCGTTGCGCTCGGCGTTGGCCTCGAAGGTGGTGAAGCCCTCGGCCGGCGCCTCGCGCGGGCCGCCCGCCTCGCCCGCTTGCGCGAGCGAGTTCGGCTCGTAGTTGGCGCGGCCGGTGGGCACCTGGGTCTGCATCATCCCGTCACGCTGCATGTTGTGGAACGGGCAGCGCGGCGCGTTGATCGGGATCTGGTGGAAGTTGGTGGTGCCGAGCCGCGACTTCTGCGTGTCGAGGTAGCTGAACAGGCGCCCCTGCAGCAGCGGATCGTTGGTGAAGTCGATGCCGGGCACCACGTTGGACGGCAGGAACGCGGCCTGTTCGGTCTCGGCGAAGAAGTTCTTCACGTTGGCGTTCAGCGTGAGCCGGCCGATCGTCTCGACCGGAATCTCCTCCTCGGGGATCAGCTTGGTGGCGTCGAGCACGTCGTAGGGCTGCTTCGCGGCCCACGCCTCGTCGAACACCTGGATGCCGAGATCCCACTCGGGAAAGTCGCCCGCCTCGATCGCCTCGAACAGGTCGCGGCGATGATAGTCGGGATCGGCCCCGGCGATCTTCACGGCCTCGTCCCAGCAGGTGGACTGCACGCCGAGCACCGGCGTCCAGTGGAACTTTACGTAGCGGCCCTCGCCCTTCGCGTTGACGAAGCGGAACGTATGCACGCCGAAGCCCTGCATCATGCGCAGCGAACGCGGGATCGCGCGATCGGACATCGCCCACATCAGCATGTGGGTGCTTTCGGGCATCAGGCTCGCGAAATCCCAGAACGTGTCGTGCGCCGAGGCTGCCTGCGGATAGCCGCGATCGGCCTCCATCTTCACGCTGTGGATCAGGTCCGGGAACTTGATCGCGTCCTGGATGAAGAACACCGGGATGTTGTTGCCCACCAGGTCCCAGTTGCCCTCGCGCGTGTAGAACTTCACGGCGAAGCCGCGCACGTCGCGCGGCGTGTCCACCGAGCCCGCGCCGCCCGCCACCGTCGAGAAGCGCACGAACACCTCGGTCTCCTCGCCGACCGTCTGGAACAGGTTCGCGCGCGTGAGTTCGGGGATCGCGCGCGTACACTTGAACACGCCGTGCGCGCCGCTGCCGCGCGCATGCACGATGCGCTCGGGGATCCGCTCGTGGTCGAAGTGGAAAATCTTCTCGCGCAGCACGAAATCCTCGAGCAGCGTCGGGCCGCGCTCGCCCGCGCGCAGGCTGTTCTGGTTATCGGAGATCGGGACGCCGAAGTTGGTCGTCAACACGTCGGGATCCTGCTTGCCGCGGCCCGTGTGTTGCTGATGCAGTTCGCCACCGTGGCCGATGACATCGGCATCCTGGGTCGCTTTCGATTTGGCCATGCGTTTCCTCCACTTCCGGTTGTGGGGTCAAAATCCGGCCGATCGGCACGCGCGCCGCGCGTTTGCTCGCCATGCTGCGGGCGAGTGAACGCGGCGGCGTGCCGTCGGCGCTCGAATCGGTATCGATCGCGGCGGGTGGCGGTGATCAGGCGCCGGTCAGGCGCCGGTGCGGTGCCGATCTTCCGCAGGCGTGCCTCGGGCCTGCAAAAACTACAAAGCCGGCGATCGATATGACGTGCGGCGCGCGTCCAGGGGGGCGGGCGCGTGCCGGCCAGGGAATCGCGCAATATCCGGACCCGGGGAAACGGGGTGGTGGCGGGAGGCGGAAACGGTGGCTTGGCGAGGGGTCGCGGCGAAGGGCGCGGACGAAACGCATGCCCGGGAGCCCGCACGGCCGGCGAGGGGACGAGCGCGTCAGCTTGGGCG
This window encodes:
- a CDS encoding DMT family transporter, with product MNLLLYVVTVLIWGTTWIAIKWQLDGVPPSVSIAWRFWIAAAVLFAILRLLRRPIRPPREAWRFLVAQGLALFCLNFLCFYYAEQVVPSGLVAVVFSIAPLLNAINGRIFLGRPLQPTAIAGALLGLMGIGCLFYQQMAGHLGDAATWRGLVIALGGTLCFSTGSLLSSRMQAMGLHPLTTNAWAMLIGASVLTLGSLAAGLPLVPEMAPRYLGALAYLAIPGSVIGFTSYLMLVGRIGPERAAYCTVLFPFVALTVSTIFEGYRWSPLAVLGLVLVVAGNLVAFDLTRRVFARRRCVA
- a CDS encoding helix-turn-helix domain-containing protein, with translation MKPARATPPILLTPPATAAELANAADLPFGMQSVCRTLAETDATLHRFAWLGDHLAVAEWTRDTEIAETAYDQPGHHTLSCYLAGGYRTERHKLPGRYGAPSRLCALPGDHESRWWVRGKMHFMHLYFLPEHFSRRAVRELDREPRELGLADRTYFEDPRMAELCRSLLLESWDDVDGRLRANETAHDVLSLLMRDQSAVRAGMPRTGGLSPAVRRRLRDYIEARLAQPITLGELADLAALSEYHFSRMFRVSFGSPPHAWIAEQRLARARSLLRGTALPLAQVAAQCGYANAAHFSHRFRDAHGVAPTAFRQAMRRA
- a CDS encoding trimeric intracellular cation channel family protein, whose protein sequence is MNGHVAYTVLDLTGTFAFAISGAVAARQRRLDLFGVVFVTFIVACGGGIVRDICIGAVPPAGLANWSYLAVSLGAAALTIAAYQKVRRLRYPVLLFDAIGLGLFAVSGAQKALAYSGSAEVAILLGMFSAVGGGVIRDVLLSRVPAILQREIYALAALVGATAEVVSLRTNWLPVLAPWLAIGACVAIRLSSLYFGWRLPVFGRRRPAGE
- a CDS encoding DNA alkylation repair protein; translated protein: MTTQSAVPLKLSMGERQLRSLSSILTSIERGFDARAFLAVALDGLDALSLMARVRRASMAIEAGARALPGGHEAVLALLVEAAPRLGGGFLSLVAPDYVGQFGRHAFERSMAALAQLTRHGTAEFAVREFLRDDPRRALAIMTEWSRDNDDAVRRLASEGSRPRLPWSFRLREIEADPALAAPILDNLRADASAYVRRSVANHLNDVTKQHPAWVMARAAAWGMDDAGTRWIVGHALRTLVKRGDAQALALLGAQAAPEIEVGPFTVTPAALALGETLTLAGELRSRAPAAQRLVVDYRVGYVKRSGAIVHKVFKLKTLTLAPGQRVTLVRSQTIRDFTTRVHYAGRHGVELIVNGAVVAEAYFDLMR
- a CDS encoding PLP-dependent aminotransferase family protein, whose product is MARTAKTPEIPSLGPLDRAAGQLSRQLAQRLRDAIGRGELRAGEPLPATRPLAQALGVARGTVTEAFEQLIAEGFLVARGRTGTWVAAAVMPTAGGASGVDAWVVPRAADGGPLRSGRRGRPGGQVDFASGGESMADGDRLDTAAYISRSVHAVGREPAADGDRLGDTAACVAPSVHAAGRPAAAGGGASPALPLSSPPSRSRGEPATPARLPGPAAAFAAIAADFEPLPPVPFAVSVPGGPTLPDAAWRRLGNRLRARGAAVPSGYGDPRGVAALREAIAGYVRRSRSVRCDADQVIVTSGTQQGLFLASQVLLGAGDAAWVENPAYRGITAILESTGRRDAIVRVPVDAEGLDVEAGLRLAPQARAAFVTPSHQYPLGMPLSVARRAALVDWARTAGAWVVEDDYDSELRYAGHPFPAMQGLDPQRVVYLGTFSKILFPSLRLGYAIVPGALAAAFRGARVLMDRHAPEADQHVLAAFIAEGHLDRHIRRVRGVYAARRARLIATLDAALPPALAWRAPSDQGMHLVLWLASGFDDRRVVALAREAGVAVRPVSPMYAPGTARPGLVLGFGGFDEARMDEAALRLAAVVRLAAQEAGLGAG
- a CDS encoding FMN-binding negative transcriptional regulator, yielding MYLPAHFAEARPEALHALIAAHPFGALVTHGPDGLDANHLPFELDAQAGPHGVLHAHVARANPVWQQLHDGAPVLVIFRAMDAYVSPNWYPGKHETHRQVPTWNYAVVHAHGRLTVRDDTRYVRGVVARLTRTHEAAQPVPWKMGDAPADYLEPMLAAIVGIEIEITRLEGKAKLSQNKDARDREGAAAGLHAQGRHEIAAAMRAGGIGTAPGNPAGDASGHLSDPRSDREPDIGAGTDITK
- the fabV gene encoding enoyl-ACP reductase FabV; translated protein: MIIKPRVRGFICVTTHPVGCEANVKEQIDYVVKQGPIANGPKKVLVIGASTGYGLAARISAAFASGADTLGVCFERAGSDSKPGTAGWYNTAAFEKFAKAEGRYAKTINGDAFSDEVKRVTLETIKADLGQVDLVVYSLASPRRTHPKTGVVHQSTLKPIGKTVQFRGLDTDKEVIREAVLEPATQEEVDNTVAVMGGEDWKMWVDALREAGLLAEGAKTTAFTYLGEQITHDIYWNGSIGAAKKDLDRTVIGLRESLAPLGGDARVSVLKAVVTQASSAIPMMPLYLSLLFKVMKETGTHEGCIEQVYGLLHDTMYGNTPHLDEDGRLRADYKELDPQVQAKVAALWDHVTNENLYEITDFAGYKHEFLRLFGFEIAGVDYDAEVDPDVEIPGVIQVGI
- a CDS encoding catalase, translating into MAKSKATQDADVIGHGGELHQQHTGRGKQDPDVLTTNFGVPISDNQNSLRAGERGPTLLEDFVLREKIFHFDHERIPERIVHARGSGAHGVFKCTRAIPELTRANLFQTVGEETEVFVRFSTVAGGAGSVDTPRDVRGFAVKFYTREGNWDLVGNNIPVFFIQDAIKFPDLIHSVKMEADRGYPQAASAHDTFWDFASLMPESTHMLMWAMSDRAIPRSLRMMQGFGVHTFRFVNAKGEGRYVKFHWTPVLGVQSTCWDEAVKIAGADPDYHRRDLFEAIEAGDFPEWDLGIQVFDEAWAAKQPYDVLDATKLIPEEEIPVETIGRLTLNANVKNFFAETEQAAFLPSNVVPGIDFTNDPLLQGRLFSYLDTQKSRLGTTNFHQIPINAPRCPFHNMQRDGMMQTQVPTGRANYEPNSLAQAGEAGGPREAPAEGFTTFEANAERNDPSEKLRVRAELFADHYSQARLLFRSLEPIEQAHLASAFVFELSKVSLEHVRSRMVSRLRNVDESLAQRVADGLAIPLPDAAPPAREPIDMKPSPALSIVANAKHTLQGRKVGILFDEGSDKAAIEALVASIEKAGGRAMLIAPKVGGVPVKGGTLTADGQLAGSPSVLVDAVALVLTEDAARKLAQDSAAVSFVLDAFAHLKAIGHTPGAQPLLERAGIQPDAGVTDLGDAFVKAAARRFYDREPKVRDLA